The Coffea arabica cultivar ET-39 chromosome 4e, Coffea Arabica ET-39 HiFi, whole genome shotgun sequence genome includes a window with the following:
- the LOC113743019 gene encoding uncharacterized protein has protein sequence MVLCLVPYFLSFPQKPSPKQVNTRNYCRRPAFRSACVFRPQILPSTNTEANGLRVFIVSDLHTDYSENMTWVRDLSKKRYKNDVLLVAGDVAETYMNFMLTMSLLKDRFEHVFYVPGNHDLWCRQEDHRYFDSLEKLDKLLDACQKIGVETKPVILNVLGIIPLFSWYHESFDKELDIPGFRIPSLEMACKDFHACKWANELTNDENSLALFFDVMNDKNNDLVEEIKSKCSQIISFSHFLPRQELCPEKRMLFYPKLPKVIGSDFLESRIRSIHGNKGAASACHVFGHTHFCWDALLDGIRYVQAPLGYPRERKRRMNGGEDWLPFCIYYDSKFAERLSPCYWSDYYSQNARTPDITQLAPWVSRFYTRLS, from the exons ATGGTACTGTGCTTGGTTccttatttcttgagttttccTCAAAAACCAAGTCCCAAGCAAGTGAATACCAGGAATTATTGTCGACGACCAGCATTTAGATCAGCATGTGTTTTCAGGCCTCAGATTTTGCCTTCTACCAATACAGAGGCTAATGGATTGCGTGTTTTCATAGTGTCTGACTTGCATACGGACTACTCTGAGAACATGACATGGGTGAGAGATTTATCAAAGAAGAGGTACAAGAATGACGTCCTCCTTGTTGCTGGAGATGTAGCTGAGACGTACATGAATTTCATGTTAACCATGTCCCTTTTGAAGGATAGGTTTGAACATGTGTTTTATGTACCTGGAAACCATGATCTTTGGTGCCGCCAGGAGGATCATAGATAT TTTGATTCTCTTGAAAAGCTGGACAAATTACTGGATGCTTGTCAAAAGATTGGAGTAGAAACAAAACCTGTAATACTTAATGTTCTGGGAATTATACCCCTGTTTTCATGGTACCATGAG AGTTTTGATAAAGAACTGGACATACCTGGCTTTCGGATTCCGTCCTTGGAGATG GCTTGTAAGGACTTCCATGCATGCAAATGGGCTAATGAACTTACAAATGACGAgaattctcttgctctcttcttTGATGTCATGAATGATAAGAACAACGATTTAGTTGAAGAAATCAAAAGCAAATGCAGCCAAATTATTTCTTTCTCTCACTTTCTTCCGAG GCAGGAGCTATGCCCGGAGAAGAGAATGCTTTTTTATCCTAAGCTTCCAAAAGTAATTGGCTCTGACTTTCTTGAATCCCGAATAAGATCCATACATGGAAATAAAGGTGCTGCATCTGCATGCCATGTTTTTGGTCATACTCATTTCTGTTGGGATGCTCTGCTTGATGGCATCAG GTACGTGCAGGCACCGTTAGGTTATCCGCGAGAGAGGAAAAGGAGAATGAATGGAGGCGAAGACTGGCTACCCTTTTGTATTTACTATGACAGCAAGTTTGCAGAGAGGCTTTCGCCATGCTACTGGTCCGATTATTATTCCCAGAATGCCAGAACTCCTGATATTACCCAGCTAGCCCCTTGGGTCAGCAGATTTTATACCCGATTATCATGA